The following nucleotide sequence is from Calonectris borealis chromosome 5, bCalBor7.hap1.2, whole genome shotgun sequence.
CCCTGTGGCTTTGGGAGCAGCTGGGAGCCtcactggggacagggatggggatggggacaggaatggggatggggatgggtatagggatggggatggggacagggacggggatggggatgaggatggggatggggataggggtgaggatggggagggggatgaagatggggatggggatagggatggggatggggagggggatgaggatggggatgggtatagggatggggatgggaatggggatgaggatgaggatgaagatggggatggggagggggatgaggatggggatggggatagggatggggatgggaatgaggatgaggatgaggatgaggatgaagatggggatggggagaaggataGGGATGGGGattggggatgaggatggggatgggtatagggatggggacaggaatgaggatgaggataaggatgaagatggggatggggacaaggattgggatggggatggggacggggatatggatggggatggggatgaggacaggCTATGCTCGCCCACGCCATGTGCTGGGAAAGGAGATGCTCGCAGGGACTGATCCCTGTAATCACTTCCATGTGCCTCAGCAGAGCCTTTGGCTGGGGGGGTTAGCTCTTTTCACAGCTTGGGcgtaaaaaaaatcaataggcaTTTGGCGGCATTTTGTGCAGAACCAGATGTGCTGAAATTGGAGGAGGTGGCGGATGCTCTGcgggacggggctggggagggctccTGCCAGACCCAGAAGCCCTGGCCATCATGGACACTCGCTAAACCGGGCAAACCAGGCCAAACCGCTCACTGCCCGGCAACCCCCCCGCCGTGCTCCCGCCAGATGGGGCTGCCAGGGTGGGGGCGGCAaccccctgccctgctgaagGCTCTGCTTCGCCCTGGGCTcccagcgaggaggaggaagggcaggcaAATCCCTGGCGCAGAAGCAGGAAATCCCGGCAGCCTCTTCCCCACGGCCTGGCAGTGCCGGGAGGATTGCCGAACCGCTGCGGCCGGCGGAGATAAGGGAAGCAGCAGGAAACGTGCATCTCTCCTGGGGTGGCTGGGAAAGGAAACTTGATTCCCGGTgcccggagcggggctggggactgcagcagaaagcaagcgCTTGCAGGATGCACCGGGGCCGTTCGGTGCTTTGGGATGTCAGGCAGGAGCAGGGTGGTGTGGGGCTCGGGTAAGAGCGGGGCTTCGGCCGGCTCCGGCGCGGGCTCTGCCGGCAGTGTCCCATTGCCAGCTGGGTTAGTGGGTCACCGTAATAATGCCCTCGGAGCGTTTCTCCTCCTGGTCATAGGAAACCAGTCCTGCACAGGGTCGAGCTATTTGGCAGGAAGGGCAACAAATTAGGGCCTTAAACATCCTTCTGGTTCTGGCAGGAAAGGGCTCTCCCAGGGAGGGGGTCGTGCACATCTCAGCTCCCTGAATCAGCACGCACAAGTATTTTGGCCTCATGTCCTAAGAAAAAGAGATGTCTAtggggttttcttttccccctccttaaTAACTGGAATCTGCTGGCTAATTTCAGCCAAATCTGACAGTACCATCTCTGAGGGTctgtaaaaccagaaagaagaaagacaaaCCCTGTTAGCTGCCCCCTTGCCTGAGAAGAGGGACACAGCCTTGGGTTTGAGCTCAACCCTTACGAGCCACCTGAGAATCCACAAAGGGTGCATGGCTGGGGTGAGCCCAGCTCATTGTCCTGCCACCACAGGAGCAACCTCTGCATTGTATCGATGGCAAAGGAGGAATCGCTGGGTGGCCGTGGCCCTCCTGTGGGGTGGCTCTGCTTCCCCTCGGGCCATGTTGAGGTGTCTCTTCCGGTGGCTCCATCCATGGGACCGTAACTCCTGGCTGGGCTCGCTGCCTCCCCCGTGGCTCTTTCCTTTCCCGGGAGCATCCCGCCGGGTGCTGACAGCAGGGAAGTCGCGGCAGCGGGGCAGATTCCCACCAGCGCAGGACCCAGCTCTTGACATTTCCATTTTTGGGAACGGTTCTCATTGACTTTGGTCTCACTTCTTTGAATCAGCTTTGCCTCGTGACTCACCATCTTCTCGCCCTGGTCCACCGCTCCCATGCACAGGGACACCCTTCCCCAGCAAGCCCGGATCAGGAGGTACATCAGGACTTGCTGAGGTCCATCCTTGAGGATGCAGATGTTGCCCAGGTGGGTCTGGAGGCCACCAGCCCCAAGCAGCAAAAGCACCCACCGGACACCCAGTGATCCCAAGCCACCCACCCGCACCCAGGGCTTCTGGCCCGGGCACGGCAGTCTGCAGTGCCTGGAGGGTGTCCACCCATGTTGCAGATGATTTCCATGTGCAGGGTCCATCCCACACGCTCCAGCTGTGACCCAGCACAGATCTTTTTGCTCAGGGCATCAAATGTGTTCTGGGAGAGAGGTTATCCTTACGGAGAGCTGGGAAGACGGGGTGCTAGATCACAGGCAGGTCCATAATATGGAAAAACAAGGTTTTTGTAGAAAGAGAGGAGGGCTTCTTGGCCCTGGGCAACTCAGCTGGAGCAGAAGTGTAGAAAAGTGGCTTGGTGCATGGAGAGGAGAAATAATTAAGGCACTACAAAAGGCGAGATAGCAAGTGCTGAACCCTCCCAGTGGGAAAGGTAGCGGAGCTCGGatctcccagcaccccggggacccagAGACTCACGGGATGGAAACGCCGCTCCCACGTGGAAAAGCTTCCCGAGGCATCTGAGCCCCAGCCCAAAGGATTGCCCCGGGTTTTAggatgtattttaatatataaaggtaaagaaaagttgtttgtgttttttttttaatctttggggttctccttccttccttcctctctctaaaTATTGCCACAGAACTGGTTTTGGTACCACAGCTGCCGGATGAGCGTACCGAGCCCTGCGagccccccgcgctgccggcaTGCCGGGAGCTCGGTGCAGAGCTCGCAGGGAGCTCGCGAGCGCGCCTGACGCTGACTGATTCCTGCGCACCGATCCCCCAAGATTAGCCAGAAGTTCCTTATTTGGTCCGGGCTCCAGCAAAGTCCCTGGCAGAGGGGGTTTCATCTGCCCAGAGCAGCCCAGATGGGTCTGtcccccgggctggggctgggagcatccgccggggcggcggggagggagtaTGTTAAGAGCAAAGATAAAATCAGCCCATCGGTGTGGCTGTGTCCTGTGTTCCCAGCGGGGTCTCGTGTTTTTTCCTGCAGCACAAAACGCAGCAGGGGTAGATTGcctctccccatcacccccccaccccagcaggtctggtcctgccccatccccatcccagggcTCTGGCCCCGGCCACGCACCAGGCTGAGCTGATGCAGCTTTGAGACCCTTCCCTGGGGGTTTATACCCTGAATCAAGAGTCCTCTGCAGAATTAGGCTTTATTTGTTGTATGAATTAGGTGTCCCTGGGAcagctgggggtgggcagggagtcCTGGGGGAGCTGGGACCCCGTGGCTTGCCCTGGGAGCAGCATCGAAATGGGGTCCGGGTCCTGGTCACCCCTTGCTCTTTGCCCAAACAGCCCTTCCCATGGATCTAACAAATCCAAGGCTCTCCCCAAAACCTCTCTCCAGCTCATCTCTCCTCGCCTGACCTCCTCGGGCCTCCAGCCCTGACCCCTGCAGCACCTGAATGCTCCGGGGTGACTAATCCCAGCAATTAGCCTCGTTCCCTGCGTTTATCGGCTTCCTGCCTTTGTCTGCCCCTGACAGCCTCTCCGAGCAAATATGCTTTTAGCCACATTTTCCTGGCTCCGGCTCTCCCGCCAGCCTTTGTCCCGTGGAGCCTCTCCAAGCTGGGTGAAGAGGTTATTCTTCCCCGACACGTGTCCCTTCTGTCTGCTGCGATCAAAAcggtgacaaaaaaaaaccacccagcagCGCCGAGGTCACCCCGGCCCCTGGCAGCGGACGGGCCAGCTCGAACTGGAGGCAATAGGATTTGTTCTTTAAATTGAAGACTGCTGCGGACCCAGGGGGGGTTTCATGCTAAAAGGGATTTTAGGGCTGAGCGATCCGGCTAAATAGGGACAGAGTGCTTGGGCTAGTCTAAAATTCAATGGCAAATAGCGAAACACATGGGCAGCACATTTGGGAGCCGCCTGCTCCCGTTCCTCGGGACAGGCTGCGCATCCGCAGGGGAGCTCTGCGGACCCACCGAGTTTCAGAGGGACGTAAGCTCCCACACGGAGGCTTGACCAGCTTCCCGTGCCTAAAGGACCAAGCCACACTGCTTtaatttaactccttttttttttttcccttcttttttttttcccctttcccccccgcAGACCAGGTCCCCCCCCGGGTTGCACAGGCACACCCACCCACCGACCAGACCTGCACACATCCAGCCCCCTCCACACCTCACACACACAGGGCAGGACCCACAagctcacacacacatgcacacactgcagggccccccctcttccccccttccttccttccttctctttttgcgtttccctttgcttttccttccttccttccttccttctgtccctccttccttccctttttccctttctctttactttttcttccttccttccttccttccttccttttttccctctttcccttttccttctttcctccatcccttcctttcttccttcattccttcctttattccttcccttttcttttccttccttccttcctgtttcccttttcttttccttccttccttccttccttttttccctctttcccttttccttctttcctccctcccttcctttcttccttcattccttcctttattccttcctttttcttttccttccttccttcattccttcctttattccttcccttttcttttccttccttccttcctgtttcccttttcttttccttccttcctccctcccttcctccctcccttccttctttccttcctcccttccctctttcccttttcttttccttccttcctccctcccttcctccctccctcccttccttcctcccttccttcttcccttccttccttccctctttcccttttattttccttccttcctccttccctcccttccttcctccctctctcccttcctccctcccttccttccttctttccttccttctctctttcccttttcttttccttccttcctttttccctttcccttttcctttccttcctctctcccttccttcctctcttccttccttccctctttcccttttcttttccttccttccctccccaccccgttCACCCCATCCTTCCTCCCTGGCAGGGGCGATTCCCACCCACTCCCACTCCCTGGGCCCACCCGTGACAccctccccccagctccagccccccctcccatacccccccggctctccccggcccTCACCCCCGACTCCTACCCCTGCCCGAGGAATGGCCGCGGGGAAGCGTGCGGAGCAGATGCCCCGTGACTCGCCCTTGGGTGGGCTGGAAACGCCGCCAAGCTCAAACCACTTTCCTTGCTGGTTCCAGTCATCCCACGGCCGGGCCAAAccctgccccgggctgccgggGCTTGTGCAATTGGGGAAACATTGCTCCaccgtcccctccctgcccaagCCCTTCCCACCCCGGGGCCGCTtgctttttcccccttgttttccTCCCTGGCAGGATCCGGCCGCAGCGGCGATGCCGGCAGCTCCCCGAAACACGGCAGGAGGAGGTGGCCGCAGCACCTGGACCCGCTGCCCCCCACGGCCCGAGCCGGCCGCTGCCCGCGGCTTTCGGCAGATTTCCCGGCTGGCCAGGGCTATTTTCTCCTCCGGCCGAGCGCTCCGGGACGAGCAGCGCTGCAATaacacagctggaaaaaatcGGCAGGGTTTCTCCCGCCTGGGTCACCCGATGACTCAGAGCAGGTCCATGTTGCCAGCTCGGAGGGACCGTGCACCCGAGCagccccccccaaaactcccctctCCCGGGGACCCCGTCACGGTCAGGACAAGGGGACAGAGGGACCGGCCCTGCAGGTGCTGGGCTGCGCCAGCTGCCACTTCTGCCTCCATCAGCTGGTTTAAATCGGGGCGTTTGGGTGTGTTTAAGATGCTCGCTGCATCttcccaacaaaaaaaccctcagcatcCTGGGACGAAAAGCACCGGGGTGTCACCGGCTCGGGTGCAGGTGGGTGCTCTCCATCCCAACCCCCGCCCCGGGTGCCTCCCCAATCTGCTGCTGCATCATTTGGGCCATGGGAGCACCCACCTGCCCACGCTGGGGAGCTGTGAATCCCCAAATCCTGCCGGCTGGAAAGACTGAAAGGCTGAAAGCCTGGTGGGTGTTTAGTCTGGGGAAACCGGAGCTGGGGAAGACGTGGGAACAGCCGGGAAAGGACACCGGGGAGGGAAAGGTGATGCTCTGCTCCCATCTCCTGGGGATACTGGGCTCCCCaggaaggggagcagggctgggatgggtgAAGAAGCACCAGCCAGCGGTGATGGAGTGGTCCCGGGCAGGGAGCAGGTTGGCTTTTCTCTGCAGGACCCTCCCAGCCTTGTTTGTTCAACATTGGAATATCCAACAAGAGCTGCCAAAGCCGCGTTCCCGGCCAGCCGCATCCCTCCATCCAGCTCCCCGGCACGGCACCGCCTGCCAAAACCCTCCCCATCTAACGGGCTCTAAATTAGGTTATTCAGACACCACTACAAACACTTCCAAAGGGAGAGCTGAGCTGGAGGAAGGCGAGAAAATCACAGTGGCTCTTCGGGGAAAACCGGGCTTGGCAATAACACAGCACAGCAGCGGGACAGGCACCCGCTCGCCGGCCCTCGCCGCCACCCGGATGGCAAGGAAAAGCCACACGGGGTCAGCaagagttttggaaaaaaacctctgaaattcCTTGTGGATGCTTCAAGTTTTTCCAGCTCCTCATTTGTCTTCTGGGTTTTGTGGCGTGCTGCTTTTTCTTCCgttttgggttgtttttattctggggttttttttttcccctctccaccaGCAATGTGACCGGCGAGAAGAGGGTCACGTCGGAAGCATGACGAACAGAAGAGATTCGTCATACGTGGTGACGAGACTTTCTCAAAATCGTTTTCCCCTCACAAATAGCTGCAATTTATGCAAATGAACAAAAGGACGAACTAAACAGGGACTCGGTGCATCTGGCTGCCCACTGCTTTCTGTCCTAGGGGAgatgaaggagggagaggagcctgTGGTTACGCTACCGGCTGCACACCCACCCCGGCCCCGAGCCTGGCTCGACGGTGCTGGGGGCTGGATCACCCTCGGCAGAGAAGGATGGTCACCGTGCCCGTGCTCAGCGTCAGACCGTCCAGCAGCAGGGGAAGGTGCTGGGACCGGGTGAAAAGCAtccccccacccagccgctctgcCACCCCCAGCCACGGCCGCGCTGGGCAGCTGCCTCCCACGCCTGCACCCAGCGCCTCGGAGGCATGGCCGGACTAGGAGATAGTCCCAAAAAGCCTTCTCCATCCCAGGCTTTCCCCATTGCCCCGGCACCGAGGACAGGAACAGCAGCGTCCCTGGTCCTTCAAGGTTTCCAGCCAGCTGGTGCACCCAGGGGCAGCACCCACCCCCAATAAGGGCTGGATTTTGTCacagttcctcctcttcctctccccaagCAACCCATTTCTGCTGAATTTGGCCTTCTGGCTTCGTCCAGCAGGCTGATATTTGTCAAGGGACTTCCCAGCGGCAGTGGGAAGTCAGAGCAGACCTGTGGGGACATGCCCTTCGCAGGTGTCATCGCTCAGCCTGGGACCTGCCGTGCCCGGGTGATGGGGAACCGCATCCCCTAACACCTTCAGTGCAGGAAGGAACACAAAGCCCAGGCGTTTCACTTGGAGAGGCGGCTCCTGCGGATGGAGGCATCTTGCCTGGGGTGGGTTTTTAGTTCAAGATGGCACGTTTCTGCTCTGAGCAAGAAGAAGAAGGAGTGGAGATGCTCTGCTCGCGCACAAGCCCCAGCCTGGGGGTGAGGACCATCCTCCCTGCTGTTTGCAGCATTGCGGCAGGGCTGGCACCAATTGCTCCAGGGTCTGGGACAGACACTGTCCTCCCAGCCCTTGGCAGTCCGTCAATCAGGTCTCCTGAGCTGCTGGGCTCTTCTTCCCAAACCTCATCCTGGGGAAAACCTGAAGGATCCCACCCAGCCTTCTCCCTGCTCCACACTGCCGGGATCACCCCAAAAGGAGGATCCCAGACCTGGAAAGAGGTGCTCTGCAGAGGAGTACACTCACCAGGGCGCTGGCAAGACGCCTGCTTGCCTTCCCCGGCAGCCTTCCCGGCTCGTCATCCGCAGGGAGCTGACAACAGTCGGCCAGGCCAGGGTGCTGGGCCCGCTAAAGGCGGCAGCGGGTGTGTTTTCGAGGTGTCGGCTGGGAGGGTATCGGTCAGATTGCTTCCCCAAGCAGGTTGAATTTCTTCTCCCCTGAGCCCCAGGCAGGAAGCAATCGCTGGGTTCGCGTTCAGCCCTAGCGAGGGCAGCACTTCAACACCGCACGTGTGCAAGTGCCGAGTTGCAACGAGTTTTATCTTCATTTCTTCCAGAATTGGGGCTCTCACCGGCACAGAGCACCAGCCGCAATCGGTCCGTGCCTTCTCTGCTGGAGAAGTCTTAAAGTCATCAGCTCCCTTCATGCAGCATGAGAAATACAGCCTATCACTAAAACATGCCAGGGCTGATGTCTGGCCCCTCAGACCGCCTTTCCCACCCCTCCTGTCATCTTGGTACTTTCCTGTGCTTCGTGCACACTCATCCAGAGTAGCAAAAAGGGGCCTGAAAGCAGACGACCGTGGTTTCATGCTTATTCATCATCACATGTATCCTGCAAGCTGCGGTATGCATTATGCAGTGGCGTTTCTGCGGCTAGAATGGCCACTTCTTTTCCTGGAAGAAGCTTTGGGGGCTTCTCCTGGAGTTTGCTTCTGGGATAGTAGACCACTGACATGGGCACGGAGGGGCAGGAGCCCTGCAACGGGGGGCTCGGCGGCGGTACCACCCGCAGGGCAGGCATGCGGGATGGGGTGCAGCTAGAAGCAATGCCTGGCCAGGTTAAAGGCTCAAGTGTAGGACGTCTCCTGAGATGTACGGAGGCACAGGCACCCCAAGGAGCGAGGGCACATGGCACACTGCTCCCCGAGGGAGCACGGGGTGCTGGGCAGCAGATGGGGCCCAGCAGCAAAATGCCCCTGGGGTAATTCTGTCTATCCCCTGCCTTACCTACCCCAGTGGAGCAGCTGGCTTGGCCCCAGCCCTTTACCCTGTAATATCCCCAGGGTGTAACCCCGCTAAGAGCTCAGTCCCGACCCCCTTATCTGTAACCCCCCCTAGGGGCTCAGCCCCACCTCCCCATACCTGTAACCATCCCTGGGGCTCAGCCCTGACCCCTTACCTGCAACCCCCCGAGGGGCTCGGCTGTGCCCCCCTTTACCCATACTCTGCCCTCTACCCCATAACCCCCTGCACCCTAAGGAATTCAGCCGTGTCCCCCTTACCCGTAAACCCCCCCAAGGGACTCAGCCCCCGTCCTCTACCCTCCTCCAAGACACTCAGCCGTGGTCCCTTACCTGCAACCCCCCCCAAGGGGCTCGGCTCCAGCTCCCTACCGTGTAACCCCCCACCGGGACTCACCCGTGTCCCCCTTACCTCTAAACCCCGCAGGACCCACCCGTGTCCCGTTTACCCGTAAACGCCCAGGACTCACCCGTGCCCCCCTTACCCGTAACCCCCCCCCGGACTTACCCGTGCCCCCCTTACctgtaacccccccccccaggactcaCCCGTGTCCCCCTTACCCGTAACCCCACTCCGGGACTCAGCCCCGGCCCCCTTCCCGTCTCTCCTCCCGGGACtcgccccccgcccgcagccgcgCCTCTCCCGGGGCaccgccccgtccccccgccccgcagccgccctccGACGGCCCGGGGAGGGCCGGGCGGCGGGAAggggccgccccgggggccgTGCCGcaccgcctctcccctccctccttccctccttccctccctccctccctccctccgccggcgggggccgcccgccccaCCGGGCCAGtcgccgccggcagccgcggcgcAGCCCGGTGCGGTGCGGGACATCCCATCGCGGTGCGGTGCATCCCGGTGCGGGATATCCCGATGGAGACGGAGGGTTACCGGTGCCGTAGCAGCCGGTACATCGAAAGCGGGCAGTCGGCGGTGCCCAGCTCGGTGCTGTTCGCCGCCGGGCTGTTGGGCAACgtgctggcgctgctgctgctgggccagCACCGGCGCCGCTCCCGGTCCCCCGGAGGTCGCCCGCCGCGGGTCTCCGCTTTCTACGTGCTGGTGAGCGGGCTGGCAGTCACCGACCTGCTGGGCAAGTGCCTGCTCAGCCCCATCGTGCTGGCAGCCTACGCCTACAACCGCAGCCTCAGCGAGCTGGGACCGGGCGGGCGTACCGAGGGCGAGCCGGGCGTCCTCTGCCAGCTCTTCGCCTTCCTCATGGCCTTCTTCGGGCTGGCccccaccctgctgctgctggccatggcTTTGGAGTGTTGGCTCTCGCTGGGGCATCCCTACTTCTACAGACGGCATCTCACCCGGCGGCTGGGTGCCACGttggggccggcggcggcggggctctgCGCCCTTTTCTGCGCCCTGCCGCTGCTGGGTTTCGGGGTGCCCATGCAGTATTGTCCCGGGACATGGTGCTTCATTCGCATGGCTGGCGGCGGGCCGCGCCAGCTCGGCTTCCCCGTCCTCTACGCCAGCCTGATGGGCCTGTTGGTGTTGGCCATCGGCGCCTGCAATGTGAGCAGCATGCGGCACCTCTACAGCATGGCACGgcggcagccccgccgcggggcccccgccgctgccgccccgcgcaTGGAGGAGCTCGACCACCTCGTCCTTCTGGGGCTCATGACCGTACTCTTCACCATCTGCTCCCTGCCGCTCATCGTGAGTAACCCCGACCGCCCCTTACCCCGGAacagccccctgccccgcccccccacctCCAGGAGCTCGGGTGGTCGCTTTGGCCCCCCCTGAATACCCACACCCCATCCCCAGGGGTCGGTCACTGCATTAACCCCCCTGGAAAATAATCCCCCCTCACCGCCACCTCCTCCCAAGGAGGCTGGATTGTTGCTTTGGCCCCCTCTGAATAGTCTCTCACCCCATCCACGGGGGTCAGGTCGTTACCTAAAGCCCCTTGGAAtaaccccccccagcagcaccactcAGTCCCGGGGGGATTAAGTCGTTGGTTTTGCCCTTTGGAATAAACACAGGCACCAGGACCTGCTCCTGGGGGCTCAGGGCAATACTTTGCCCTGAATACTCCCCCAGTCTGTCCGCAGGGGTCAGGTCATTGCCTAAACCCCTTTGGCATAACCCCCCCGTCACCACCACTCAGTCGCAGGGGGGGACAAGTCATTGCTGTGGCCCCTTGGAATAAACTGTGGCACCATCACCCACTCCTGG
It contains:
- the PTGDR gene encoding prostaglandin D2 receptor; translated protein: METEGYRCRSSRYIESGQSAVPSSVLFAAGLLGNVLALLLLGQHRRRSRSPGGRPPRVSAFYVLVSGLAVTDLLGKCLLSPIVLAAYAYNRSLSELGPGGRTEGEPGVLCQLFAFLMAFFGLAPTLLLLAMALECWLSLGHPYFYRRHLTRRLGATLGPAAAGLCALFCALPLLGFGVPMQYCPGTWCFIRMAGGGPRQLGFPVLYASLMGLLVLAIGACNVSSMRHLYSMARRQPRRGAPAAAAPRMEELDHLVLLGLMTVLFTICSLPLIIRAYMGAFAADFNENADLSALRFLSVNSIVDPWVFIIFRTSVFRMFVRRVCRRLNSRKATLKGPGPGGDSQFCPLGWRRTDTPQLGFP